tcaccaccctcacagcaaagaatttcttcctcacatctcatctcaatctcccctctttcagtttaaaaccgttccccctcatcctgtcactccatgcccttgtcaaaagcccctctcccgctttcctgtagccccttcaggcactggaaggtgctagaaggtctccctggagccttctcttctccaggctgaacagccccagctctctcagcctgtctccataggcctcaagttgcaccaggggaggtttagattggagatcagggacaacttcttcatggaaagggttgtcaagcgctggcacaggctgcccagggcagtggtggagcccccatccctggggggatttaaaagccgtgtagatgtggtgctgagggacatgggttagtggtggccttggcagtgctgggttaacggttggactcgatgatctttaaggtcctttccacccaaaacgattctatggaGCTGCTGGAGTAGCAATAACTCCATACATGGATATTTGTGTTTCAGCATATAGGTGCTGGCTTGTTGTTACTCTCAGTGTGTTTGGGAAATGGGCAGAGTTACAGGAGAAGAGCAGCTTGGTGTTTGTAAGAGAGGGCACCTCCTGAGTCAGGCCAGACTCGCAGCTCCAGGATATCCCCGTGGACGGACAGGCGaaaccagcaaaaccagaagGCTAACAGGGGATAAGGAGAGTGGAGGCACACAcgtgtcacagaatcaatgaggttggaagagccctctgggatcatcgagtccaaccattgccctgacaccaccatggcaactagaccagggcactaagtgccatgtccactcttttcttaaacacctccagagatggtgactccaccacctccctgggcagccccttccaatggctaatgacccttgctgagaagaaatgcttcctaatgtccaacctgaacctcccctggccaagcttgaggctgtgtcctcttgtcctagcgctggttgcctgggagaagagaccgactcccactgcgctacaacctcccttcaggtagttgtagactgcactaaggtcacctctgagcctcctcttctccaggctaaacacccccagctccctcagccgttcctcgcaggtcagaccctccagacccttcaccagcttggtcaccctcctctggactcgctccaacacctcaacatctctcttgaagtgcagggcccagaactggacacaggattcaaggagCAAAGGTAGAACTGGAGGTTGAATAGGTGGCATCTAACACGCTCCGTAGAGGGTGTTTTGTCAGCAGTCAGCTAACTGGCAAGGGAGTATTTTGTTCTTCTCTAGCAGAAGAGATTGTACTTCAGCTGAATCATGCTTTATTGTAGCGGTATCACGTTCATTTTCTGTCTCATGTTTGCCCTATCACTACATAATTTAAGCTACATCTGTTCTGTTACTGAGGACCAACCTTGAGATTCGTCCTCAAATTGCCTGAACCCTGAAAGTCATCTTTCCCCATCTCTTTCCTATCTGGTGGCTCACCCTGACATCATCCACGGTGTTTTTATTGTATCCTAGTGCTCTCTCAACAAAATATCGTAGGTCCTCTTGCGGGGGCCTCCTGGGGATTGTTCTCCTAATGGTGTCTGGCACATTTTAGACTGACTTCTGCTGAAGAGGGTCCAGTGGAATTGGGGTAGGAGGCTCAGGAGGCACAAGTGAGAGTTCCTATGTGCTGCTGGAGAGTTTTATGTCTtgcagcaggaaggaaaaaagtcttgttATATTAAAGTGGTGAAAAGACAGGTTGGGAGGTGACATGAGATCAGTTCCTCTGCTCTGTCCTTGGAAgttcatcaaaagcagcatggccagcagggcaagggaggggatcctgcccctctgctccgctctcctgagaccccccctgcagtgctgcgtccagctctggggcccaacagaagaaggacacggagctgttggggcgagtccagaggaggccacggagatgctccaagggctggagcccctctgctctggagacaggctgagagaggtggggctgttcagcctggagaagagaaggctccggggagaccttctagcaccttccagtgcctgaaggggctacaggaaagcgggagaggggcttttgacaagggcatggagtgacaggacgagggggaacggttttaaactgaaagaggggagattgagatgagatctgaggaagaaattgtttgctgtgagggtggtgagaccctggcccaggttgcccagagcagctgtggctgccccctccctggcagtgttcaaggccaggttggatggggctgggagcaacctggtctggtggaaggtgtccctgcctgtggcagggggttggaactggatgggctttaaggttcctcccaacccaaaccagtctgtgattctatgataagttTGCAGGGTTGGAGTGAGTGTTGATCAGGACAGAGGCATAAAAAATAGGTGATTGTGGTAAAAAGAGAGTCAAGTTAGCAAAGGTCTGGAGAAGGGCAGCTGGAGCCATGAAGGAGATGAACAACGGTGCTGTGAGGAAGGAGTGGAGAGGAGAGTCCTCCTCGGTCTGGTGGGGTGATCGAGGCACTGCAGAACTGGTGTTCACGTGTTACCAGGGCTGGTACCCACCAAAACCAGTTGATGCAGTGGGCGCTCCCCAGACAGCATCGCCTGCTGCCGCTGTTGGAGGCAGAGCCCTGTGCTCCATGGACCTTTAAAGGgtaaaaagggaggggaaaaggggtttgttttttctctttcccgTTGAGAGGACTGATGTTTCTCCAAGGACAGGCTCTGACTCCTTGCCTGCTTTTAAACATGTATATCATGAACTTTTCTAGACTTCTGTTGTCCATGAGTGCCTGTTTTGTCACTTCTTAGGAAAGAAACCTTTCAGAACACATCACCATCTCTTACCCTCTgttaaatgtgctttttttcccgTAGGTTTCACGTGGATAAGCTCTCCTCTGCGCACGTGTACCTGCGGTTACACAAGGTAATCCTGTGACgtgtgtatttaaaaacattaatattcaCCTGCAGAAGAACTGCAGTGATTGCTGCACACAAGGGCTGTCTTTGCTCACGGGCAGAGTTTCCAGGGCTCCCTCAGGGTGCAGGAAATTTATGCAGGAGGCTGAATTTACAACCTCTGTTACCAAATGATGTGGGGAGGAGCGGGAAGTTAACATGGCCCAACAGAACAATTGATTTCTGGCTTGATGAGTGTGTGTCTAGGAACCACCACCCCAGTCTTGTAACATGTGGAGAGTGAAGGTCTTGGATGTGTTTGCAGAGCGTCATGCCCTGCTGCCTGGCCTTCGTGTGCTCGCTGGTCCTGCTCACGTTGCCTTGCTCTGTCACAGGGGCAGACGGTGGATGACATCCCGAAAGAAGTGTTGATAGACTGTGCCCATCTCGTGAAGGCGAACAGCATCCAAGGTAACAGCGCCCGGGAGATGGGGTGAGGTGCTTGCGGCGAGTGCCTgagcagcgtgcccaggtggccaagaaggccagtggcatcctggtCCCTATTAtgaatagtgtagccagccggtctggggaagggatcgtccctctgtactgggcactggtgaggccgcaccttgaatcctgtgtccagttgtgggccctgcacttcaagagagatgttgaggtgttggagcgagtgcagaggagggcgatcaagctggtgaagggtctggagggtctgacctccgaggaacggctgagggagctgggggtgtttagcctggagaagaggaggctcagaggtgaccttagtgcagtctacaactacctgaagggaggttgtagcacagtgggagtcggcctcttctcccaggcaaccagcgctaggacaagaggacacagcctcaggcttggccaggggagggtcaggttggccattaggaagcatttcttctcagcaagggtcattagccattggaaggggctgcccagggaggtggtggagtcaccatctctggaggggtttaagaaaagcctggccatggcacttagtgccgtggtctagttgccatggtggtgtcagggcaacggttggactcgatgatcccagagggctcttccaacctggttgattctgtgtttctggtCCACGTGAGCGTGTGGGTTTTGGATCAGATGGTTGTGACCTTTCTGCAGTGGTGCTCTCTGTGTGTTATGGGAAGCAGACGCttgcagctgctggggctgcccgtTACACTTTCATAATGAGGGATTTTAACTCTCTGAAATTCCTGTTTGTGCCTCCGTGTTGCTGTCTGAGCCGAGGAGGCCTTGCAGTCCCTTCTCTAACACCACCTTGGGGCCCCCTTCCAGAGTAATCACTCTTCTGGCAGAGACTCTTTCCATCTGGAGTTGGTTAACGCTGCTGCAGCGCTCGTGTTACTGCAGAAAAGGATGTCGTGGTGTTCTCCTGTTTCACTGTAACCCTGGAAGGActtctctgctctcttcctACAGGGAGAGAACTGAAATGTTCCCCTCCTTTCGTTCCCCCCTGCTTCCTAGGTTGCAAGATGAACAACGTCAACGTGGTGTACACGCCGTGGACTAACCTGAAGAAGACTGCAGACATGGATGTGGGGCAGATCGGCTTTCACAGGCAGAAGGATGTGAGTGTTTGCTGCCAGCCCGTGACCTGGTGGCAGACTGGAATGTTTCCGTGTGAGGAGCTGGGTGGATTGTGTCAGCATTTGCCCTAAAGCCAGGGAATCATCCTCTCCTGAAGCGTAAGAGAGATCCCAGGGGCATGTTTGAACTTGCCTGAACATCACCTGAAAATCCACGGTTGAGTGTCAGCCTGTAGCAGAgtgtttcttctcagcaaggggcattagccattggaaggggctgcccagggaggtggtggggtcaccatctctggaggggtttaagaaaagcctggacatggcacttagtgccctgatctagttgccatggtggtgtcagggcaatggttggactctatgatcccagagggctcttccaacctgattgattctcgGATTCTGTAACCTGTCCAGCACGTGTTTCCAAACTGCAGCACAGTGTAGCTGACGAGTCTTTGCTGATCCCAAATGGTGTCACGTGTTACTCTGTGCCGTCTGCTTGAATTTATCTCCACGGAAATCAtctggagcccctctgctctggagacaggctgagagagctggggctgttcagcctggagaagagaaggctccagggggaccttctagcaccttccagtacctgaaggagctacaggaaagcaggagagggactttttacaagggcatggagtgacagggtgagggggaacggttttaaactgaaagaggggagattgagatgagatgtgaggaagaaattctttgctgtgagggtggtgagagcctggcccaggttgcccagagcagctgtggctgccccctccctggcagtgttcaaggccaggttggatggggctgggagcaacctggtgtggtggaaggtgtccctgcccgtggcagggggttggaactggatgggctttaaggtccctcccaacccaaaccagtctgggattctgtgatctctcACTACAGCTGAAGGGCCTGCGTATGAGCAGTCACTAGATCAGCTCGCAGGCAGTAGTACAACCACATCTGGCAGGGCTCAGGCCTTGAACTTGCTGTGCAGAGGAGGGCTGTGTGGGCTCCTGGAGGTGTCTGTCACTGTGTTCGCTCTGCTGTCTCTGTTCTGAGAGCTGTGTCACCCTGGTGCTGCCCCTGGATTTCTTAAACCTGCTAAAAGGCAGAGCTTTGGTGCAGGACCAAGCCAGTGTGTACTAAGCTATTCCCAACCCTGTCCTAGTGTCTCCAGATAATGTTATGCTTAAATTTTGATTTAGTAGTATAGCTGTTGGGGGAGAAGGCTTTCTAGAGGTGCAGTTTGACTAAAACAGGTCTGAACAGAGCAAGAAATGCTAAAAACCCTGCGGTCAACAAGCAGCACGTGAGCTTCTCTTCCCAAAACAGTCTGCAGAAACCTCCTGCCACCTCCTCAGCGGCTGGTTCTTGTCTCTTGGCCTCTTTGTTGAGGCATGTGCCAAGAAACAACATTAGTAATGCTGATGTACTTAGCAATGCTCGTGCTTGTTAGCTACGTGCTGCTGAGTGGTGGGAGTGGGCCTCTTCTTGCTGTTACACAACCTGCTGAGTAGGCCTCGGTGGCAGGGATTTTCCTCAGCGTCTGTTTTTGTGGGATGCAGCCATGCGTCAAGTGGAAATTGGGTGTTTTCTTTCCGTTGAGAAAGCGCCaggataaaagtatttttttataaggATCACAGTTCTTTGCACTCCAAAGGTGAAAATGCTGACGGTGGAGAAGAAGGTGAACGAGATCCTGAACCGGCTGGAGAAGACAAAAGTGGAGCGGTTCCCAGACCTGGCTGCTGAGAAGGAAGCGCGggacagagaggagagaaatgagaaaaaagccCAGATCCAAGAGATGAAGcgaaaggaaaaggaagagatgaagaaaaagaaagagctggaAGAACTTAGGTGAGTTATAAACTGTAGTGCCAACTTCTGCTGGGAGGGAGCCACGGGTCAGCAGTTCCTGGGGTGTTGGCCCGGCGTTACTCAGCGTTCAGCTGACCCGCTCTGGCACAGCCGTCTGCACGGCCCAGTGATTTCCTTTGTCTTTAGAATAAAGGCATTAACCTGGATGTTAAACCCTTGTTGAAAGAAAGGACTGGGGTCTTTTCAAACTTGTCCCTAATTTGGGTGAAACTGGGCAAGTCCTTGGGATGGGAGCAATCGCTTCCAGCTCTGTGCCAGCCTTGGAAAGCACCGAGCCttttgtgtccagttgtgggccccgcacttcaagagagatgttgaggtgttggagcgagtgcagaggaggcgaccaagctggggaagggtctggagggtctgacctccgaggaacagctgagggagctgggggtgtttagcctggagaagaggaggctcagaggtgaccttagtgcagtctacaactacctgaagggaggttgtagcggggtgggagtcagcctcttctcccaggcaaccagcgataggacaagaggacacagcctcaagcttggccaggggaggttcaggttggccattaggaagcatttcttctcagcaagggtcattagccattggaaggggctgcccagggaggtggtggagtcaccatctctggaggggtttaagacaagactggatgtggcacttagtgccctggtctagttgccatggtggtgtgagggcaatggttggactcgatgagcccagagggctcttccaacctcattgattctgtgtttgtCCATAAATGATAAGTGAAACCAGAATTTGAAAACCTCTGGGATTTTCTGAGTGATTCAACACACGGAGAGCTCAGAGAAGCAGACTAAACCGAGGAGGAGTCACCAGCTGTCTGTGCTGCGGGGTAAGGGGCCTGCGTGCTTACTTAACCTTGCCCCAGCGCTGCCTCTTGGCCATCCCCCAAAGTAAAGGATTTTCTACCTCCTGGGGTGATCTAGCTGGGAGTTCCTCAACAAAAACGTGGAGGAGTCTGCATAATGCCTGAGCTTTGGTTGTTTTAATTAGCCCAAAAGGAGGAGATAAGCAAATCCTGGGttcagaaaggaggaaaagttgCTTTGCTGGTACTTGGTCCTGTTTTATCAACAGGCCTCTCCGTTGGTGAGTTTTGAAAACATCTCCTGCCAGATAATGTAATTTCTCTTCCAGGAGCTACTCGTCGTTAATGAAGGCTGAGAACATGTCCTCCAATCAGGTAAGGGCTGGCTGATGCCCTCAGAAACCTTTCGGAGTCGGCTGAAATTCGATGCGGGAGCGTGATGGTCCAGCGCCCGCAGTGCAGCCTGCTGCTGGTGGCTCCGACGTGACAGAGCACATCTCTGTCACCCCTGCTCAGTGAAGGACGTTGTCACACTCCTCCTCTTTCTGAGAGGGCCTTGTTGCTTGTACGTCAGCCAGGTGGagcctgtgctgctggaaaTGGGTGCAAAGTCCTCCCAGTCCCCTTCCCAGCCCAGTGAAACAGGCAGAGCTTGAAGTGGGTCACCAGACGTGACTCTCCTTGTGAGCTGTTACCTGGGatgcgtgaggaagagtgtggccaacaggtcaacggaggttctcctgcccctctacactgccctggtgaggccacacctggagtaactgtgtgcagttctgggccccccagttcaagaaagacaaggaactactggggagagtccagtggaggggtacggagatggtcagagggctggagcatctctgctgcgaggagaggctgagggagctggggctgttcagctggagaagagcagactgaggggggatcttatcaatgctcacagatacctcaggggggtgtcaaggggatggggccagactcttctcagtggtgcccagcgacaggacaaggggcaacgggcacaaacggagacacgggaagttccatgtgaaaatgaggaggaacttctttggtgtgagggtgccagagccctggcacaggctgcccagggaggggggagtctccttctctggagatattcaaacccgcctggcacgaccctgtgcaacgtgctgtgggtgaccctgcttgggcaggggttgggttggatgatctccagaggtgccttcccacccttaaccattctgtgattctgtttgggAATAACCTCGCTCATGAGCAGAGGAGGTCTCCCTGATGGCAACCATGACCTGCATCTGCCACCTTGTTCCTtcaagggagaggggaaaatgcacatttttaacaagAAATAAACTGGAGGTGTACGGACAACAGCGTGGGGAAGGATGAATATAGGTGCTGAGGGGCAGAAGAGGAAGCTTGAAGGGACGTGCTTGCAGAGAACAAGCCGGGGTCACCCCGGGGCTGAAGCAGTGTAACGTGGCTGCAGTGTGATGGTGGAAGAGgagccacagaatcacagaatcaatgaggttggcagagccctctgggatcatcgagtccaaccattgccctgacaccaccatggcaactagaccagggcactaagtgccatggccaggcttttcttaaacccctccacagatggtgactccaccacctccctgggcagccccttccaatggctaatgacccttgctgagaagaaatgcttcctgatgtccaacctgaccctcccctggccaagcttgaggctgtgtcctcttgtcctagcgctggttgcctgggagaagaggccgactcccactgtgctacaacctcccttcaggtagttgtagactgcactaaggtcacctctgagcctcctcttctccaggctaaacacccccagctcccgcagccgttcctcgcaggtcagaccctccagacccttccccagcttggtcgccctcctctgcactcgctccaacacctcaacatctctcttgaagtgcggggcccacaactggacacaggattcaaggtgccccctcaccagtgccaagcacagagggacgatcccttccctagaccagctggccaCACTCCTCCTCTCAGCTCCCCACCCCCACGTGATGCCAGGCCgctttccctctccccagttGGACAGAAGCTCAGGCTGTGACACGGGGATGGCCCACGAGGCTGCTGGTGAGAGCCTGGTCGCTGGTTCCTCCCAGGTCACAGCACTTTCAGGGAAGTAGGATGACGGCAGGGACAGTAAATCACCCCCCAGAGCCTTACTCAGAGCTGCTGATGTGGGTCTGTCTGCTCTGATCTCACGGTGTTTGTACTGAAACAACAGGAAACCAGAAGAAATGGTGATTCTTCAATCCTGCTGAACGCCCCCTTTCACCATTTCCCATCCTAACGAGCACAACGATCctcatttgtcttttcttcccaCAGGATGGCAACGATTCAGATGACTTTATGTAAACAAagcctctctcctttctcaaTCATGAGGTGATTTGGGATGTCTTAATGTATCACCATCACTACGAATGCCAAAAAATCCTCCAACAAAGTGAACTCTGACTCCATTTCTTCAGAACCTGGTCGGTTCTCCCCAGCTCTGTGCCACGGACAACTGATGGGAGAAGATCTGCATgtacatctcttttttttattattattttattttatttttcagggatGTGGgtggaaggaagcagaaaactTTCAGTTCTATAAAGACAATGATATTTATTCTAGGAAGGGGGGTTGGTGTAGCTGTGGGATCCCTCTACAGTTGTTGGGGGTGTCAAATTTGGCCCTTGCTGGCAGGAGTTTAGTGGCTCCTCGTTAAACACAGAGCTACAAGGTGCTGAAGGCTGAGCTCAGCCTCtgtgaggaggaaaaacaaccCCCCGGTGTGTTTTCTTCTCAATCCCATTTGATTCCTGGGCTCTTTGTGGAAACctctggagagagagagagtctGTGAAGAAGAGTTGAGCCCCTCCAGGCCAGAGCTCTTGCCTGAGCGCTCTGGGGGGGGTTTCATGGCTGAGTCTGTGCACAACAGTCGTGATAACCTTGTATATATGTCACGATTAAATTCATACCGTGCTGGTTAAACGTGCTGCGAGGTGGGAGTCCCTGCTGGGAGGGTTGGTGGGGTGGCTCCTCAGCCTTGCAGAGCAGGGGGACGGCACAGGTCTACCAAAGTCTGGCTTTGGGGTGCCCTGACAGGGCCCCCAGTGCcttgctgggaggaggaggaggatggggatgTGCTTCCTCTCGCTGCTCGCGTCCTGACGTGAAGCCAGGGTGACTCCAGCTAAT
This region of Nyctibius grandis isolate bNycGra1 chromosome 1, bNycGra1.pri, whole genome shotgun sequence genomic DNA includes:
- the CCDC25 gene encoding coiled-coil domain-containing protein 25 is translated as MVFYFTSNVVPSVYTIYMGKDKYENEDLIKYGWPEDIWFHVDKLSSAHVYLRLHKGQTVDDIPKEVLIDCAHLVKANSIQGCKMNNVNVVYTPWTNLKKTADMDVGQIGFHRQKDVKMLTVEKKVNEILNRLEKTKVERFPDLAAEKEARDREERNEKKAQIQEMKRKEKEEMKKKKELEELRSYSSLMKAENMSSNQDGNDSDDFM